Proteins encoded together in one Epinephelus lanceolatus isolate andai-2023 chromosome 4, ASM4190304v1, whole genome shotgun sequence window:
- the ywhae1 gene encoding tyrosine 3-monooxygenase/tryptophan 5-monooxygenase activation protein, epsilon polypeptide 1 isoform X2: MGEREDLVYQAKLAEQAERYDEMVVSMKNVAGMDVELTVEERNLLSVAYKNVIGARRASWRIISSIEQREENKGGEEKLKMIREYRQTVEKELKQICGDILDALERHLLPSAVMGESKVFYNKMKGDYHRYLAEFATGNNRKEAAENSLVAYKTATDLAMLELPPTHPIRLGLALNFSVFYYEILNSPDRACRLAKAAFDDAITELDTLNEDSYKDSTLIMQLLRDNLTLWTSDMQGEES; the protein is encoded by the exons ATGGGAGAGCGAGAAGACCTAGTTTATCAGGCAAAACTTGCCGAGCAGGCAGAGAGATATGACG AGATGGTGGTGTCTATGAAGAACGTGGCAGGCATGGACGTGGAGCtcacagtggaggagaggaACCTACTATCAGTGGCCTACAAGAATGTGATCGGCGCTCGGAGAGCATCCTGGAGGATAATCAGCAGTATCGAACAGAGGGAAGAGAACAAGGGCGGAGAAGAGAAACTGAAGATGATCCGGGAATATAGGCAAACG GTGGAGAAGGAGCTGAAGCAAATCTGTGGTGACATTTTGGATGCACTGGAAAGGCACTTACTCCCCTCTGCTGTCATGGGAGAGTCGAAGGTCTTCTACAACAAAAT GAAAGGTGACTACCACAGGTACCTGGCAGAGTTTGCCACCGGCAACAACAGAAAGGAGGCAGCAGAGAACAGCCTGGTGGCCTACAAAACTGCCACCGACCTCGCCATGTTGGAGCTGCCACCAACGCATCCCATCCGCCTCGGCCTTGCCCTCAACTTCTCCGTCTTCTACTATGAGATCCTAAACTCTCCTGATCGCGCTTGCAG GTTGGCAAAGGCTGCATTTGATGACGCCATCACAGAACTGGACACACTGAATGAAGACAGCTACAAGGACTCCACACTTATCATGCAGTTGTTACGTGACAACCTGACACTATGGACTTCAGATATGCAGGGAGAGG AGTCCTAA
- the ywhae1 gene encoding tyrosine 3-monooxygenase/tryptophan 5-monooxygenase activation protein, epsilon polypeptide 1 isoform X1 — protein sequence MGEREDLVYQAKLAEQAERYDEMVVSMKNVAGMDVELTVEERNLLSVAYKNVIGARRASWRIISSIEQREENKGGEEKLKMIREYRQTVEKELKQICGDILDALERHLLPSAVMGESKVFYNKMKGDYHRYLAEFATGNNRKEAAENSLVAYKTATDLAMLELPPTHPIRLGLALNFSVFYYEILNSPDRACRLAKAAFDDAITELDTLNEDSYKDSTLIMQLLRDNLTLWTSDMQGEGEEQKEQQLQDVDDEAQ from the exons ATGGGAGAGCGAGAAGACCTAGTTTATCAGGCAAAACTTGCCGAGCAGGCAGAGAGATATGACG AGATGGTGGTGTCTATGAAGAACGTGGCAGGCATGGACGTGGAGCtcacagtggaggagaggaACCTACTATCAGTGGCCTACAAGAATGTGATCGGCGCTCGGAGAGCATCCTGGAGGATAATCAGCAGTATCGAACAGAGGGAAGAGAACAAGGGCGGAGAAGAGAAACTGAAGATGATCCGGGAATATAGGCAAACG GTGGAGAAGGAGCTGAAGCAAATCTGTGGTGACATTTTGGATGCACTGGAAAGGCACTTACTCCCCTCTGCTGTCATGGGAGAGTCGAAGGTCTTCTACAACAAAAT GAAAGGTGACTACCACAGGTACCTGGCAGAGTTTGCCACCGGCAACAACAGAAAGGAGGCAGCAGAGAACAGCCTGGTGGCCTACAAAACTGCCACCGACCTCGCCATGTTGGAGCTGCCACCAACGCATCCCATCCGCCTCGGCCTTGCCCTCAACTTCTCCGTCTTCTACTATGAGATCCTAAACTCTCCTGATCGCGCTTGCAG GTTGGCAAAGGCTGCATTTGATGACGCCATCACAGAACTGGACACACTGAATGAAGACAGCTACAAGGACTCCACACTTATCATGCAGTTGTTACGTGACAACCTGACACTATGGACTTCAGATATGCAGGGAGAGG GTGAAGAACAAAAAGAGCAGCAACTGCAAGACGTGGATGATGAGGCCCAGTGA